The region CcccctgtgccctgccccccGCAGGCCTTCCTGCTCAAGCTGGTGCAGAACCTGTTTGCTGAGGGCAATGACCTGTTCCGGGAGAAGGACTACAAGCAGGCCCTGGTGCAGTACATGGAGGGACTGAATGTGGCCGACTACGCCGCCTCTGACCAGGTGGCCCTGCCCCGCGAGCTGCTGTGCAAGCTGCACGTCAACAGGGCCGCCTGCTACTTCACCATGGTGAGCCCTGCCCGAGGCCCGGCCGAGCCGGCCCGCGCCCCAcgggcctctgcctcctcctggcaGAGTCTCATCCGCGGCTCCCCAGCTCTCAACCCCAGCTGCACAGCAGACTCACCTGCAGAGCTCTTAAAGTACCAATACATAATTAGAAATTCTTTTAATGAAACTGGTGCCCAAACTCTATCCCAGATGAATTAAGTTAGACTTTCAGGGTGGCCTGGGCATTGGCACGAGTCTGTGGGTGGTCAGGGCCGAGAACCTCCACCCTTATCGTCTCCTGCCTCCGTCAGCAAACCTCGGACgctcctgctcctccctcctgggctccttccctccatcgtaccttccttctttctccagacTTCCggtctcctcttctctcctccttaAGGCTCCAGCCTCCTTCTCATCCCTGTCCTCACTCACTGACTCAGTCATTCACGAGATCCTGTGGGAGACTCTGCTGTGGGCCCTTAGAGGTTCCGGGAACACCTCTGCAATCCAGACTGGACCATTCTGGATAAACGAGTCTACCAGATGCCTGTGCACACTTTGTTCTGTGTGCCGAACCACCTTCATGGTTCCACTTCCTGGAGAGATGCCTTTATCACTTACTCTCAGTCCACGGTGTTCTGAGTGGCCAGGCTCATCACTGTAGAATTTGAAGGCCACCCCTGATGTCGGGCCAGTGCCCACTGGCAGCCCCTACAGCTGGATACACGGATGCCTTTGACTGAGTCTGAACACCAGAGCTGTTTCCCGGAGCTCTTGAgtcccctccctgaccccaggccTCAGTCCAGGGCAGGAaaagaggcctggggtggggagggagggtaacAGGTGCTGACTGGTGGCCACCTGCTCCTCTCCGGCAGGGCCTGTATGAGAAGGCGCTGGAGGACAGCGAGAAGGCACTGGGCCTGGACAGCGAGAACATCCGGGCGCTGTTTCGCAAGGCGCGTGCCCTCACCGAGCTGGGGCGCCACAAGGAGGCCTACGCGTGCAGCAGCCGGTgctccctggccctgccccacGTGAGTGCGGCTCTGCGTCCACACCAGGGGAGTCCAGGCTCCCAGCCCTCGCGCTGGCCCTCACTTTGGCCGAGCACCACACCTCTCCGAGCCTCACACCTCTCCGAGCCTGACTTTCCTCCTCTGAGACGTGGAGTTGCAGACACTGATAGTAACACTGAGCTGGGATGCGTGCCAGGCATTGCTAAAAACACATGTGCATTAGCTTACTTAATCCTTGAGACAATCCTTTGAGGTAGAAAtgattattacccccattttaaagaagaggaaactgaggcatagagagaaaGGAATTTACACAAGATCCCCAGCTAGGTGGTGGCAGactaagatttgaacccaggcaatctgaTTCTTAACCTCAGCACACTGAGAGTAGAGGGTTGCAGTGAGGACTGAAGGGGGTGCCACATGTGCCGGGTCCTGACATTCAGGCTGTCCCTAGATGGGGAAGAGACAATGGGAAATAACCAATTGAAGGTCTTGCTTGTCCCAGCCCACACACGCTGGGCACATGTCTCCTCCCCATGTATTCTTCAACAAGTGTTTACTAAGCGCCCACGCCCAGACCTGTACCTTTCAGGGACACACAGTCTACTGGGAGACAAATGAGAACAGCCCTGGGGTCTGGAcctggctccaccactgagccCTGGCATGATCTTGGACAAAGCACTTCCCCTCTCTGCACATCAGTTCCACACCTATAAAGTTCCTACTTTCTCTCTGAAATAATGGGTGTAAAAGGGCTTGGAGAAGGGTAAATCCTGCCCTAGAAGGGCTGAGAAGGCTCAGGATTGGTCAGGATCctggagggctccctggaggaggcagtgCTTGAGTGGGGCTGGAAGAAACAAGAAGAATTTGGGTGGGCAGAGCAGACAGGAGGCTGTATGCACAGTGATGGGGGAATTCTGTGCCGGAGAACTGGCCTGGGTTTCAGTTTTAATCTTAGGTCTGCCatctactagctgtgtgaccttggacagggtTTGGCGGCCTCTTTGGCTTGGTTTGCACCCCTGTAAAGCGGGTGATAACATACCATGTATCGGCGTTGTACTGAGGATGGAACCAGTGAATCGCACAGGGCAATTGGCACAATGGCTGGACATAATAAGTGTTCAGAACATTCACTGTTACTTTACTTCTGGCTTATTATTCTTGCTTCTCCAATTCAGTTTACTTCCCAACTGAGAAGTAGTCCCTGACTTGGACCCCATTCTCCAGTGTCCACAGCAGGTCCATATCCAGGTCTCATAGGACCCGCTCTTGGAAGGGCAGGGTGGCTGTACAGGTCAGggagctgggacccaagagggCTGGGAACTCCCCTGAGGAAAGTACCCAAACGAGGACTTCTGATGTTGAGTCAGAGAATTCCCCCCACCTTTACCAGGCTTTGTGGGGAAACGCTGACTgggccctgctctgtgctgggctccAGGACCAGAGGTGACTTAGACCATTGGCTCCAGGAGTTCAtcagagaggtggggaggtggacGAATGCCCAGGACATCACAGCATCCACGTTGCCCCTTTGCAGCCCAGACTGCAGTCACTGTTTCTCTGTTTACTGATCGGTTTCCACACTAGACTGGAGCCTCCGTGAGGCCTGGGCCCCATCTGGCCGTGACTGTGGTGTTCCCGGCCCCTCGCTTGCCAGGCACACAGTACACAGTCAGGAGTACAGacctgaagggaggaaggaatgctGGGTGCTGTTGTACAGCCCATTCCAGGCTTCACACGTCCTTGCTCCTTTGGGCCTGTGCTCCAGCCACGTGTCCTCACTTGCAAAAAGTTCCAAGACATTTTTTGGTGAAAGAAGCAAGTTGTAGAACAAACAATAGATATAATAAGACTCccctcatattaaaaaaaaaggaagaaataaagagaaaatcccCACAAAGCAGAACTAAGTGTCCTTTGTAGTCCATGTGCGTGGACTGTACAAGTTCCTAGATAAGATCTGTCGGGAAACACGCCAGCCTTGCTGGCTGTGCTCCCTGGGGAGGAGCCCAGGCCGAGGGTGGGGCTGACCCAGGGGAGCACTTGCTCTCTCTCCAACACTTTAGTCCTCTATAGCGACATCGTTACTTACAAATTATGGAAATGAAAAGctaatgttaaaataaaacccCCTGAATTTTCCTTTCCACTCCACAcaataaagggaaaaagagaagcatgggtccctgtccccagccccaccacgtgctagctgtgtgactttggcagCCAGTGTCCCCTCCCAGGGCCTTGCTCCCTTCTCCGTAACGTGGGGTAACCGACTGTAGGTCACTAACAGGGCTGCAAGATGTCCCGATCATAGCTTTGGGAGTCAGGACAGACTGACCCACTCTACCCTGTGTCTTGCTTTCCCAGGATGAAAGTGTAACTCAGCTTGGTCAGGAGCTGGCTCAGAAGCTTGGGCTGCGGGTTCGGAAGGCATATAAGAGGCCTCAGGTAATGGGGCTCTGGGcgctggggcctgggcaggggtggAGACAGGGAGACCTGAAGAGGGGGACCAGGCGCCTTCAGGAGAAGTGTGTGGGGTGGCTGGGGCCAGGCCAGGAAAGAGGGTGACGGCAGGTGATCTTCCCCGTCTGTTGGCTGAAAGCCCTGGAATGATTTCCAGAACcttttggaaaaggaaagaacagcCAGAGCTTCCAGCTTACCTTAGATGCCAGCTGTTAAAACCCACCCTCCCCGCCCCGGCCTGGCCGACTTCAACACCCTGGAGACGGCCTCAGGTGACACTGGCGTCCTCCAGCCTTCTGTTCTCAAATAACCCCTGTGGGGCGCTTATTTGAAACGCAGGTATCTGTTCAGATCCATGTATCTTCATTTGGCTCCTGCTGTGGGCCAGGAAGCTGCACAAAGGAAAGGGTATGTCTCTCGGGTTTCcgctgtgaccttgagcaagttagttCTTCTCTCTCCACTTTCTTTCCCGCATCTGGGATGTGGGGATAATGGTGCATGCCTCAAGGGTTTATGGaggatgaaaatgagatgtctggGGCGGTGCCTGGCACAgcgctggcacacagtaggagtgTCTCTGTGCAGGTCATCTGCCCTGGTCATGGCTATAAGAAGAAAATCCCTGAACCTGACCCAGAGAGGTGGGGCAGGTGACCCCCCTTGGGTCTGGGCGCAGGGTGACTTGGAGGGCACCACAGACCCCACCCGCCTGGCTGGGGCTCCTCTGGTGCCCTGGCTGATGGGACCCTGAGCATCTTTGCAGAATCCtcatctcttcccacctctctccAATCTCTGGCAGGAATTGGAAACCTTCTCTCTGCTCAGTAACGGCACCGCGGCTGGTGTGGCAGATCAGGTAGGATGGGGGCCAGGACCCCGAGCCTCCCTCCCAAGCCCCCCAGGTGCCCCCGCCACCCCAGGACCAACCTGTCTTGGTTCACCCGTCATGAGAGCTTGGGATTCATTCTCTGGGAGGTAAATGACCTAAAGCAGCAGGACCAGAGGCATCACACTGAAGGATCGGGCTCAATTTATCCCTGTCCCCACTGCTGTAGGCCAGCACCTGCCCTGGGAAGAGGGATGACTGACAGCTTGGGCCTGGACCAGGCTCTCAAGGGCAGCTCTGGGACCCACAGCACCTCCACCTCCCAGAGGGGCCTCTTGTGACCGCAGGGGCGAAGAGTGGAGATGGGCTGTGGCTGCCGGTGGCGGGAGTGGTTGCTGCAGGGGAACTGTCAGGGGTAACCCCACTCACAGACCCCTGAGAAAGGAAATGATGGCAGCAGGAGGAGTGGGAGTAAGGAAGGagtgaagaagaaggagaagcagTTGGGACCAGGCCAGCAGGCCCTGTCCCCCCAGCACACACATCAGGCCCCCCCACCGCTCACCACGCAGGAACTGCTCAGGTGGACTTTGAGGCTTTCTGGAAGGGGAGGAACAGGCTGTACAAGCGCTGAGGAGGGCTGGTGTCCTGCTGCTTCCTTGTACAAGGGCCGACTGAGGCCCACGAGTGAGGAGGGGACTTGGCTGATATCACATAGCGAGGCAGCAGcaggcctgcctccctccctccagagcATTCCagtactttcattcattcactcaacaaactcTCAGGGCTGAGATACTTGTGTCCTTGCCCTTGGAGGGTTACCAGGCTGCAAGGGAGGCAAGTGTGGATCTGCATGTATAGCACTCATGATGGTTCATAACCCAGAATTATTAGGCCTGGCACCTACcaggtccttaaaaaaaaaaaattaagtgaatgtcttagtctgttcaggctacTGTGATAAAATGCCATGTACTGGgtgatttataaagaaaataactttattaCAGTTCTGGaaactgggaagtccaagatccaggtgCTAGCAGATTCGGTGTCTGGGGAGGACCCCCCTCCTAGGTCACGGTGGTCCTCGAGTTGTAATCTCACAGAGTGAGATCACCAGGGCCTGGACCAGGCTCTCAAGggcatgagggctccacccttatgacctaatcGCCTCCCAAAGGCCACCTTCCCCTAGGACCATAATcttgagggttaggatttcaacatatgaattttggagggacaagcattcagaccatagcagtgagtgaatgaatgcacaGTTGCAAATAATTTCACAACACCTGGAGGGAGGTATACTATTTACCCACTATTACGAAggagaaactgagtcacagaggaaTTAGGTGACTTGTCTGAGTTCATccagtgtgtgccaggcactgagttgGGGTCTGGGTATGTGCTGAACAAGACATACATGGCCCCTACCCTCAAAAAGCTCACAGTCCACTCCACAGTCTGATTCCAGCCTCCCTGTCCATCCTCACCATCTTTTCCTCCCCCACCAGACATGTGTGCACCCATCCCCTTGGCTCCACCGTGAGCTCCCCTGGGACACACACAGCAGGTGCGCTGAAGATATTTGTTGAGTGACTAAATGACTATGGCCAAAGGGCCACAGCAGATGTGGGTGGAATGCCCAGCTCCACAAAGGCCAACCCTTGGTGTCTACTGAATCTGCAGCCAGGGGACCACCTCAGCCCCTGCCAAACCAGTCACCCATCCCTGCAGCCTTGCTGGGGCCCCCACTACCTGCACAGAGGCCAGGGCTGGTCACAAGGATGAGGGTCTGTGAGAAGCCCACGCAGAGTAGACTCCACGGTGGAGAGGACAGGTCAGACCCTGCCTCAGTGCACTAGCGTGGtgctgtgtgtgtacacacatgtgcatgcatgCAGACACACCCACATCCAGCACACATTCCCACACCCACATATCCCCTCCCACACGCACATAGTGGCCTAAGGACACACAGGGGACAGGAGGACAGGGGAAGTGTCCCAGCCAGATCCCCTGATCGTCTTTAAGTTATATACAGACACTGCGTGTGGGCCTGGCTGCTGGGATCCCTGCAGGGTTCTCCGTGTGGAAGTACCAAGCAATCCACATGCGTGCCTGGGAGTGGAGACTGCACAAGCTGTGCCCATGAGGAGCTTCTTACGACCTGGGAGACAGGCACGGCCTTCTGGGTGTGGCGTCTGAGCCACAGCTGCCACTTGGCAACAGTGGGAGCAAGACGCAAGGAGGGCTGTGAGTTCTAGGAAGACAGAGCCTGAGGCAGCCTTGGCCTCATGCTCTCCTTGGACTTCGTAGAGCTGGAGTGGCAGGATTCAGGCaggtggagaggagggaacagCTCCCAAGGCCAGGGGAGAGTGAAGGCTTGAGCAAAGGCCTAGAGGCAGGTGGGGAAATACCCACCACAGCCCAGAGCTGGACACAAGCCAGGCAAGTCCACTCGGACGGAACGTGGAGGCTGATGAATGAGGACACCCGTTCCCCGCAGCCAACCTCCTGATGGCTTAGATTAAAATCTGATGTTGCACATTTAACAAACACATAAAGTACTTCCTCTGTGTCAGGCCCTGTTCTAAGCTCTGTACAAATTTCAAGTGATTTCATCCTTTTAACAGTCCGAGGAAGTGGGTGACTGTATCATCCTTACCTTACAAGTAAGGAAACGGGCCCAGAGAGGACGGGGAACTTGGCAAGGCCACAGAGCAAGCTCAGAAGGTCCAAGGGTGGCACTGGGACCCCACCTGGGCTGATTTAGCCTGGGGCTGTAATGAGGGAGGGACATTGGTGATTCAGGAGTGGCACTTTTGTCTTTGAGCTGCAGACTATCCAGGCCTGGCATGTGTGTAGAGGGCTGGGTACCTTCCCAAGGTATGGGCCCTGTCCTGTGATGGGTGAGGAAGCCGGACCCAGAGGTCGTGTCCCTTCCCCTGAGGGCACTCCCTCGGGGGCTGACATGAGGCTGGCCTaactccccctgccccctgcccccttcgGTAGCATCAGCATCAGTCGCTTGGGGAGGGGCCTCGAGTGCTGGGCCCCACGACTCTGAGTCTTCCCGGTCCGCCCTGTCCTTCCTCTCCACAGGGAACTTCCAATGGATTGGGGTCCATAGATGACATCGAAACAGGTAGTATGCCTGGTgcactggggtggggtggagaccCTGTACCGGGGTAGGTGTCAGAAGAGTCAagtccctcccctcccagccctgtaGACAGGGACTCCTGAGGGCTCCCTGCCCCGGGACTACCTGAATATGAAAGAAGATAGTGAGTTCAGGAAAACAGACCCCACCCTACCTCGGAGAGGGGAGAGCATCTCTCcagcctgggaggtgggggggaccCTATCCTCCAACTAGGAGTCCCACCTTTTTCAAAGTCCACCTCTCCTTTTTCCTCACTGACTTCCAGGAAGGGTcacattccattttatttatttattttttagtttttgagggggaggtagttaggtttgcttatttatttatttatttttggaggagaactggggattgaacccaagaccttgggtgtgctaagcatgtgctctaccacttgagctacaccctcccctcctggagGGGTCACATTTTAAAAGTGTCAGAGAGAGGGCATTGCTTCCTCCAGAGGTAGGACATTCAGGCCCTGACCAGGCCCATCAGGGAGACACTGGAGGAGCCCCTCCCACTCCATGGCATCCCTTCTTCACTAGCTGAGCCTCCCCCGATGGGGCAAGCCAGCAGGGCTCCTGGTGggaagtggggaaaggagggatgGTGTTGGATGAggaccccagggccctgggacACCAACCCCACTCCTGCCAAGCAGGACCCCTACAGCTACTGAGCCCCACCCCATCCACAGATTGCTACGTGGACCTGCGAGGCTCcccggctcccctcccctctaccCCTACGATGCCCCTCTTCCCTCACGTTCTGGATCTGCTGGCCCCCCTGGACAGCAGCAGCAGGGCCCTCCCCGGCACTGACAGCCTGGATGACTTCTCCGATGGGGACGTCTTTGGTCCAGAGCTGGACACCCTCCTGGACTCGCTGGTGAGCCATGCTGCGCCCTCCTGTTCCTCTGAGCCCTTCTCCCACCTGGGACCCCATCACACTCATCCTCATGTCCCACGTGGGGTGAAAGGAAGGCCCTATCTCCCTGTCACAACTGGGGAAACGGAGGCCTCAGGAGGGAAAGGGACTTGCTCTGGGTAGAAACAAGACGGAGCAGAACGTGCATCCAGAAGGGATGGAAGATCCCTGGTTCCACCCCTTCACCCGGTGGGACAGGTTGGGGCCCAGGCACAGAGGGGTCAGCTAGCTTCGGGCCTGCAGTGTCTGGTTCTGCCCAGGCCTGAGCGGTCCAGTTATCCTCCGACCCCTCCCTCTGTTCCCACCTCGCAGTCTCTGATGCAGGGTGGCCTGCCTGGCAGTGGTGTGCCCAGTGAGTTGCCCCAGCTGATACCTGTGTTCCCTGGCGGGACCCCGCTGCTGCCACCTGTGGTGGGCGGCTCCATCCCCGTCTCCAGCCCATTGCCCCCTGCCTCCTTCGGCCTCGTCATGGACCCCTCCAAGAAGCTGGCTGCCTCTGTGCTGGATGCCCTCGACCCCCCAGGCTCGGCTCTGGACTCCCTGGACCTGCTTCCATACTCAGAGACCCGGCTGGATGCCCTTGACAGCTTCGGGTCGACCCGTGGCTCCCTGGACAAGTCCAGCTCCTTCATGGGTGAGTCCTGGGTGGGCACGCTCCTTTCCAGTTTCTGGAGAGTGGAGTTGGAATTACAGTTTTGTTTTGCCTCATGGTCTAGGGCCACGTCTTCTGAGTTTGTGTCTCCTGCAGCGCTCTGAACAGTGTGGGACTGAGGCCTAAGGGGTcaaacagcagagctgagataGTTTAGGACTCCAGACTTGCATTCTGGTGTTCTCCGCCCAGCTTCCTGGGGCCCTGGGGTCGCCAGACTGGTGGGACCCCACGGGGATGATcctgaggctgggggaagggtgcGAGGCCGTGGGCTCCTTCAGCACCACTCTGAGCTAGGGCCCTGGAGAAGAAACACACCTGCTGGGCCCTTGTGGGACTGGCTTTCTAACCGTTGGACTTAGGCCAGGGCATTCACTGCCAAGGAGAGCTCACAGAGCTGCAGGGGCACAGATGGGCTACACAGAGACATCCTGGAGCGGTGATGGCGGAGCTGTCTCAGGGTCTCGAAGGAGGAGGTCATCTGCTGGCAGAGGCCACAGTGCCACACAGGCCTGGTGACGCAGGGACTGGCAGACAAGCAGAGGGGAGGGCAGGTTGGGAGCCTTGAAGGCCTGAGGCTGGTCTCAGAGGGCCCATGAGCCTAGCTGAGAAGCTCGAACTTTCTCCTAAGGACCACCGGGCCGAGGAAGGTGTAAGTACAGGGTGGACATGCTCAGGCTAGGATGCTTCTATGTCCCTGGGCAGTGGCCTGAATAGTAGAGGATGTGTGCCCTGGATGGCTTCCCCAAGTTAGAAATACTTTAAGAGAAAGTCCTCGGGGGGCCCCTCATGCCCTTCAGAGCAGGTGGGTGACCTCTGTGTCTTCTGACCCAGAGGAAACCAACTCCCAGGACCACCATCCCCCGAGTGGCACTCAGAAGCCAGCCCCCTCGGTGAGTGACGCGGCGAGGATTGGTGACCAGGTACCTCGTGCTTTCTGGGGTGTGGGGGAAAGTGGCTGTGGGCTCCAGCGAGAGGGGTGAGCCCTCAGCATGGGATAGGTGCTGCATCCCCCAGGAGGCCAAGGAGGGGCACCCTCAGAACAGATGGGCCAGAGGTGGGCTCTTCCTTCCAAACCCTTCCTAGTCCAGCCGTGTGCTGGGAGGGCGAGCAGAGGGCACTGCCACCCTTGTCTGTCCAAAGAGGACAtcggggctcagagaggttaagtaacttccccagGGTCTGTAACATCTCTGCTCTTGGGACTTGGCCAGGGTTGAGTTCAGGACAGCAGTTGACCAGGACttagatggcctgcactctggcCTCAGCCTAGAcacagctgtgtggccctggggacGTCACCCAACCTCTCCGAGTTTTGCCTTGGGGGCTTGGGAGAGAGGACGGGCAGATGAGCCTGTGCAGGGCCACTGCTGTTCCTCTGCTTCCACGTTGGGCTTTCACTCAAGGAAAGGTCCTGGGCCAAGGTCACTGTCATCCATGCACCCTTATTACGCTAGTCTAGTCCTGCTGGATTCTTGGATCATGTTAGAAGGAGCTCCCTGGCTGGGAGGgtagaggaagagggagggtccTGGGCTGCAGTTCTGCTCTTGGGTGGGATTAGGGGGTGTCACAGTGCCCGCACCTCTGGTGCCCAGGCTGGCCCCAGTGGTCCAGCCCCCAAATGGCCAGCCTCCTCCTGTCACAGCCAGAGCCTTCCATGCCTAACACCGCCTTGCTCATCAAGAACCCCTTGGCTGCCACCCACGAGTTCAAGCAGGCGTGCCAGCTCTGCTACCCCAAAACAGGTAATGTCCCTCCTTCATCCACCCTCTGCCCAGAAATGCCCAGAATCGCAGGAGCATAAAATTCCAGAATGACAGAATCCTAGTGGACCAGTCAGAGATGAGTGTGGAAAGACAGAAGCCCCTCCGGCTATTTCCGGCAGACAGGGGTGTAACGTGGGAGTCGGGGACTTTCAAAACTGCTGGAAAGTCAGGAGGCGTGGAAGCCAGGAGTCTCACTGGGCCTTTAGGCTACTTCTCCACAAGCTGAGGACCAGAAGTCAGGCTGTGCTGCTCTCACACGGAGCTCTAGGGGCTGCCCGAATTACTGGCCAGTGTCACAGCCGCCCCACAGCCCAGAGGCTGGTGCCTGGCTGTGGAACCAGAGTCCAGCTGGCATCTGCCAAAAGAaatgcagccccctcccctccccacactccaCTAACTGTCCACCTCTCACTGGGTGACGTGAAGCCTTGCCTAGAACCCAGGTGGTGAAGGAGTCTAGGAAGTATAGTTCCTAGGCTCCTGGCCCCTAAACCCAAGGTTTTAGAAGCAATTCAGAATAGAGGCCCAATGTTGGTAGACAATTTAAGCACACCTTGAATTTCAGAATTCTAGACGCTAAGACTCATGGCGTTTTATTTGCCAGAATCCCACATTTAATCTAAAATCTAACATTTTAGAATTAATAATCTCTTGGTATCTCAGGGTTAAAAATCTTACCGGTCTAGAATTCTCCATCTCAGAGGTGTTGGAATTGACAGGACCTCAGAAGTCGTCTAGTTGCTGCCATCCACCTACTGCAGGACTTTCCCCCCGTCTCCTCAGCAGTCATCCTACCAAAGCCTGTGGCCCTGCGGGGATGGGGAGCAAAACGCTGTCTTGCTGGTTGGCTGTGCCCATGAGAATTCTTCCTTGCATGGACCTCGGCCTGCCTCCCCGGTCCGCACACCCACTGCTCGCTGCCCCTGCGCTGGGGGAGCAGACTGACGCCCCACGAGCTGGTGCACACCCAGTGCTGGCCCAGCCAGATCACATGGGGTCCCCACAAGGCCATTTCCTCTTGGTCGTTTTGAGGAGACCCCCTACCCCATTGTTGGGAGAGGAAGCCCTTGGTCAGAAGATTTGAGAGGAccagggaagaggaaaaggagggagaggaggactcTGGCAGAGGAGGAATCTTTCCagggcaggagaagggaggggccTGGTCTCTACCAGGCACTCTCTTCATAATTTGTTCTAGGGAAACACTGAGGTGGTCAGGCTCCCTGGAGAATCAGGGTGGTGGTAGGAAGTGGGTGGGTGCTGGAAGGGGCTCCCTGGAGGGAGTCTCCTCAGCCTAAGGCCCCCATCTCCAGGGAGCCTGTGGCAGGAGCTGGCGGGAGGcccaggggaaggaggtgggtttTTCAGGTCTGAGGGCTAATTCCCACTGCTTGGGCATCAGCCGTCCCCTTCAGTTCCGCTTCCAGAACCACAGCCCCTGTCCTCCCTGCCCGGCAGGCCCCAGGGCGGGTGACTACACCTACCGCGAGGGCCTGGAGCACAAGTGCAAGCGGGACATCCTGCTCGGCCGCCTCCGGAGCTCCGAGGACCAGACCTGGAAGCGGATCCGGCCGCGGCCCACCAAGACCAGCTTCGTGGGCTCCTACTACCTGTGCAAAGGTGGGTGGGCCTGGCTCCTCACGCCCAGCTACCACTGCTCCTCGTCACAGGCAGCGACGGTGGTCCATGGAGGATGGACCGAACATCAGAACGAGCAGCGCCTGCCCTGACCAGCCCCCCGGACAGGCGGGAGCATCCAGTGTTCCTCTGGAG is a window of Camelus bactrianus isolate YW-2024 breed Bactrian camel chromosome 12, ASM4877302v1, whole genome shotgun sequence DNA encoding:
- the ZC3H7B gene encoding zinc finger CCCH domain-containing protein 7B isoform X2; this encodes MERQRRKADIEKGLQFIQSTLPLKQEEYEAFLLKLVQNLFAEGNDLFREKDYKQALVQYMEGLNVADYAASDQVALPRELLCKLHVNRAACYFTMGLYEKALEDSEKALGLDSENIRALFRKARALTELGRHKEAYACSSRCSLALPHDESVTQLGQELAQKLGLRVRKAYKRPQVSVQIHVSSFGSCCGPGSCTKERELETFSLLSNGTAAGVADQGTSNGLGSIDDIETDCYVDLRGSPAPLPSTPTMPLFPHVLDLLAPLDSSSRALPGTDSLDDFSDGDVFGPELDTLLDSLSLMQGGLPGSGVPSELPQLIPVFPGGTPLLPPVVGGSIPVSSPLPPASFGLVMDPSKKLAASVLDALDPPGSALDSLDLLPYSETRLDALDSFGSTRGSLDKSSSFMEETNSQDHHPPSGTQKPAPSVSDAARIGDQPEPSMPNTALLIKNPLAATHEFKQACQLCYPKTAVPFSSASRTTAPVLPARQAPGRVTTPTARAWSTSASGTSCSAASGAPRTRPGSGSGRGPPRPASWAPTTCAKEEIDVWTEERKGTLNRDLLFDPLGGVKRGSLTIAKLLKEHQGIFTFLCEICFDSKPRIISKGTKDSPSVCSNLAAKHSFYNNKCLVHIVRSTSLKYSKVRQFQEHFQFDVCRHEVRYGCLREDSCHFAHSFIELKVWLLQQYSGMTHEDIVQESKKYWQQMEAHAGKASSSLGAPRTHGPSTFDLQMKFVCGQCWRNGQVVEPDKDLKYCSAKARHCWTKERRVLLVMSKAKRKWVSVRPLPSIRNFPQQYDLCIHAQNGRKCQYVGNCSFAHSPEERDMWTFMKENKILDMQQTYDMWLKRHNPGKPGEGTPITSREGEKQIQMPTDYADIMMGYHCWLCGKNSNSKKQWQQHIQSEKHKEKVFTSDSDASGWAYRFPMGEFRLCDRLQKGKACPDGDKCRCAHGQEELSEWLDRREVLKQKLAKARKDMLLCPRDDDFGKYNFLLQEDGNATGATLEAPAAATVTGE
- the ZC3H7B gene encoding zinc finger CCCH domain-containing protein 7B isoform X4, encoding MERQRRKADIEKGLQFIQSTLPLKQEEYEAFLLKLVQNLFAEGNDLFREKDYKQALVQYMEGLNVADYAASDQVALPRELLCKLHVNRAACYFTMGLYEKALEDSEKALGLDSENIRALFRKARALTELGRHKEAYACSSRCSLALPHDESVTQLGQELAQKLGLRVRKAYKRPQVSVQIHVSSFGSCCGPGSCTKERELETFSLLSNGTAAGVADQGTSNGLGSIDDIETDCYVDLRGSPAPLPSTPTMPLFPHVLDLLAPLDSSSRALPGTDSLDDFSDGDVFGPELDTLLDSLSLMQGGLPGSGVPSELPQLIPVFPGGTPLLPPVVGGSIPVSSPLPPASFGLVMDPSKKLAASVLDALDPPGSALDSLDLLPYSETRLDALDSFGSTRGSLDKSSSFMEETNSQDHHPPSGTQKPAPSPEPSMPNTALLIKNPLAATHEFKQACQLCYPKTAVPFSSASRTTAPVLPARQAPGRVTTPTARAWSTSASGTSCSAASGAPRTRPGSGSGRGPPRPASWAPTTCAKEEIDVWTEERKGTLNRDLLFDPLGGVKRGSLTIAKLLKEHQGIFTFLCEICFDSKPRIISKGTKDSPSVCSNLAAKHSFYNNKCLVHIVRSTSLKYSKVRQFQEHFQFDVCRHEVRYGCLREDSCHFAHSFIELKVWLLQQYSGMTHEDIVQESKKYWQQMEAHAGKASSSLGAPRTHGPSTFDLQMKFVCGQCWRNGQVVEPDKDLKYCSAKARHCWTKERRVLLVMSKAKRKWVSVRPLPSIRNFPQQYDLCIHAQNGRKCQYVGNCSFAHSPEERDMWTFMKENKILDMQQTYDMWLKRHNPGKPGEGTPITSREGEKQIQMPTDYADIMMGYHCWLCGKNSNSKKQWQQHIQSEKHKEKVFTSDSDASGWAYRFPMGEFRLCDRLQKGKACPDGDKCRCAHGQEELSEWLDRREVLKQKLAKARKDMLLCPRDDDFGKYNFLLQEDGNATGATLEAPAAATVTGE